cttttaaaatacgaAGCATGATGCAATGCTTATGATTATAAATGTTCGCAATGTTCCTACATTTCATTGTTTTAAACTTCAACCATGGCAATACAAAGACTAGTTCTCAAATAGCATAATCTCATACATGCAAAGGATAACCAATCATGTTCTAAAATGagtaaattattcataaaataatgattatcacaATAATTTAGTGTACATGAAtcgttaaatataatttcaatgttgaaaattaaaatgtcaattattatataaatgagcCATCAAAGTGAGTCAAAACCCGTGGGTCAACCTGACTCACCACGAGTCtgggccgggttgggttgaaaatttgttacaaatGTCAGTATGGGTCAATTTTTGACCCGACCCACTAAGAACTCGGCTCATTGAAGTtaaacccgtggtgagccgggttgaccCACCAACCGTATGGTCACACACATTATGTTGGGTTTTGCAATGTTGGGctgtttttttaaccaaacacattagtGTGTTGGCAAATGGAAACCTATCTTCAACTCCAAATAGAtggggataaagaagatgcttcaagagatgaaaatgttgtggatttatccattcaagactctaatattataGTTGGATAAGTGACAAGGATGCTTTGATCTTagatagtatttttttttttaattttggtttgtattggagtttaatatcattttggattgtatttagattgtattgaagtttatataaattttaattcgaattataatttatgacttaaaaaaattatattttattttaattaaatgggtTAGTGAGTCAATCCGTTTAATCCACTAACCCGTGGTCGGTCGAGTCAAGtcaagttcaaaattttttGGCTCACTTATAAGTGAGCCGGTTTGAGTTAACCTACTAAGTGGCCAACCCATAGTGGGTCGGGTCGGACCAGGTCGAACGATCCATTTTGACAGTTCTATATATATAACCGACACAATTATCACAATTCAGTTATAATACATAGTATATaactaattgaaaaattatctttttacgACAATTAAACAATTgcattaattaaagaatttttttaatagacaaaccttaaattataaattgtgtttaaattatacatttttttaatctcctttacatggaaaaaaaaaatcaaccaatGATTGTGTGGTTTCTTTGTCCATGCATTGCGGTTGGTACAGTCCTACAAAACAGAAACACAAGATTCATGTTTTAAACCTAAGTGCAATCGTTTATCACGATGGTATAGACTAGAATAGAAAATGCCAACTCACATGATCATaacttcattttatttgttatttgttaaattgaatTGTTACTAACTCGCCAGCCAATAAAGATTGGTTGAAGCAATTGGCAAACCGCACCTCCGAAGGTGCGTTCGGTTTTGCCAATTGTATATTCAAATCTTGCAATTTCTGTTGAATTGCAATTAGAGAGGTCTGAACATTTCTGAGAGGACCCTCTTCCGTTCAACCTCCAATCAACAGGTACTCACGTTAACAACTTTTTCATGTTACATAATTGTTGCAATCAATCACATATCGTTTTCGCTTCCattttgtattcattttttCATCAATGCGACATGATTTCGTGTTTCGAATAGACATCAAGAATTTGGTTCTCTGTGTGTCGTGAACCGCGGACACGGAACATAATTATAATGAACAAGAAAGGTAACAGTAACAAAACGTGTTGGAAGCGATCCTATTTTCACGTTATCAAAACCTGCATCACATGTGTATGAATCAATGCGGGTTAATCCTGTAATATTTTATAGGGGGAAAGTAATGGCATCATTTTCAGATTCATGGTTTGCTTCATTAATTGGAAAAGGTAGGTAATTTCCTCCTCGGAAAACTTTGACAAATTCAAATCTTTGCTAGTATTGATTGGTTGGTCATTGGTGTTAATCATAATGACCCCTGAAGCATAAACAAACAAATCAggaatgtgttattttttttactttcttttttcagAAATCACCTCTGTgccaaaataattatataggtttttttatttcatactcTCTTTTCTGTTTGACTTGTGTGTATAGACACTCAGACACACAAATGCACAGATATGttgtttgatatataaaatttgaggcTTCTACTGTTCCACAATTGCACCAAACCTGATACTATACGATGTTTAATTTCAAATACAGTTGGTTAGCGAAGAAAAGTTATCAAGAGGTGCTTTTGACAACTGAACTTCCTCAAGCATTTGCTGTCCAGGTAAGCCAAATGCTCAATAAATCGAAACTGTTAACTTTTGGTATAACATTTACTGTATTTAATAAGGAAAATTACAATGTAATTGTGTTATCTAGTTGTTAACtatcatatcatatttttatacaGATAACGTATTTTCCAATGTCTCCTTTTTATTCAAgaagattattttaatttttaaaatgcaaattttttaatcatGAGATATCTTTTACTTTAACCGAAACTTAATAGACAAGGTAAACAGAACAAGCAGAGACATAAGAAAAGTAGAGATTTTGACAGGTTCTTAAGCCAGGAAAACAAGCGAAGTGATAATAATAGGACAGAAAACAAAATACTGAGTCACTGAAGAAATCAAGTTCTCAACAATTTTATCCTAGGCCTCCTGTTCATCAAGCCACACACGAAATATATCAAGAAATCTTGCATGTTCTTAATAGACAACATAATATCAGAGTGGATCATTGAAAGTTAGGTCTGGCTTGAGACTTTCCCTATTATAATTACAAGGGTGTCTCATCCTCTGATTCCAAGAGAAACCAAGAATATGAATACTGATATTAATGCTTAGTACTATTCTGAATTTGAATATACACATCTATCTCATCTCACTTGAACTTGCTTGGTATATAGTTTATCATGCTCTTATATATGTCGATGTGCGTGTAGATTGACAGATGAACAAATAATTTGGTACAATACAAGGATTTCTCAACATGCATTTGAGGCAGAAATGACTGTTCTTAAGTTTCTTACACTtgaaattatactaaaattgcAACAAGTATAACTGATAGATGATTTGCATGATGATGTAGATCCACTCTGGTGTAAGAAGGAAAAAGGCAGAATGAAAGAGGGATCTGGCAGCAAAGGCGGAATGACCATGTGCTTGGTGCTAACACTATGCTTAATTATTGCAATTTTGTTGGTAATGGTGCTCTTAGCATTTACAGTGTTCAGACCACACGAGCCTGTTAGCAGAGTGGACACCATTAAGGTTGCGGACATGAACCTCGGCATGGACTTTTTTAGCATGAGTGTGAATGTGAATGTGACACTGGATGTGGGTGTTTCAGTTCAAAACAGAAATAAGTTTGGATTTGAGTTCCACAATAGCTCTGCAATACTCAAATATAAGGGGTTATTGATTGGAGAAGGCCCTATCCCCGATGGAGAGGTATCAGGGGGTGAGACCATGGGAATGAACTTGACACTAACTATTATGGCTGACCGTTTAGCCACCAGCAATGGGGTCACCAGTGACATTGCATCAGGTTTAATACCCCTCAGCACCCTTGTGAGAATGTTTGGCATGGTCAAAGTCTTAGGCTTTATCAGATTCCATGTGGCTTCCACCACATCTTGTGATTTCACCCTCAATATTTCCAACAAAACAATTGTGGACAATAAGTGCTTATCCAAGGCAGTGCTTTCAGCTTGATTTGTATGTTAGgttgaagaaaacaaaagaaaaaacaactcAATTCTGTAATCTTTCAAACACTCAACTCTGTAGAGGTTCCCTCAATCTCAGTTACCCTCGTGTGAATTGTTATCTTTCTTTTAATCGATGTTCTCCCACTT
This region of Vigna unguiculata cultivar IT97K-499-35 chromosome 5, ASM411807v1, whole genome shotgun sequence genomic DNA includes:
- the LOC114185991 gene encoding uncharacterized protein LOC114185991, which produces MKEGSGSKGGMTMCLVLTLCLIIAILLVMVLLAFTVFRPHEPVSRVDTIKVADMNLGMDFFSMSVNVNVTLDVGVSVQNRNKFGFEFHNSSAILKYKGLLIGEGPIPDGEVSGGETMGMNLTLTIMADRLATSNGVTSDIASGLIPLSTLVRMFGMVKVLGFIRFHVASTTSCDFTLNISNKTIVDNKCLSKAVLSA